In the genome of Delphinus delphis chromosome 15, mDelDel1.2, whole genome shotgun sequence, one region contains:
- the NOP56 gene encoding nucleolar protein 56 — translation MVLLHVLFEHAVGYALLALKEVEEISLLLPQVEECVLNLGKFHNIVRLVAFCPFSSSQVALENANAVSEGVVHEDLRLLLETHLPSKKKKVLLGVGDPKIGAAIQEELGYNCQTGGVIAEILRGVRLHFHNLVKGLTDLSACKAQLGLGHSYSRAKVKFNVNRVDNMIIQSISLLDQLDKDINTFSMRVREWYGYHFPELVKIINDNATYCRLAQFIGNRRELNEEKLEKLEELTMDAAKAKAILDASRSSMGMDISAIDLINIESFSSRVVSLSEYRQSLHTYLRSKMSQVAPSLSALIGEAVGARLIAHAGSLTNLAKYPASTVQILGAEKALFRALKTRGNTPKYGLIFHSTFIGRAAAKNKGRISRYLANKCSIASRIDCFSEVPTSVFGEKLREQVEERLSFYETGEIPRKNLDVMKEAMVQAEEAAAEITRKLEKQEKKRLKKEKKRLAAIALASSENSSSTLEECEETSERPKKKKKQKPQEAPQENGMEDPSVSSKPKKKKSFPKEELVSDLEETAGSGSLTKRKKSFPKEEPDSDPEESGNKRVPKKKRKFSAKEEPLSSGPEEAAASKNSSSKKKKKLRKLSQEN, via the exons ATG GTGCTGCTGCACGTGCTCTTCGAGCATGCGGTTGGCTACGCGCTGCTGGCGCTGAAGGAAGTAGAGGAGATAAGCCTGCTGCTGCCGCAG GTGGAGGAGTGCGTGCTGAACCTGGGCAAGTTCCACAACATCGTTCGTCTCGTGGCTTTTTGTCCCTTTTCCTCGTCCCAGGTTGCCTTGGAAAATGCCAACGCTGTGTCTGAAG GTGTTGTTCATGAGGACCTCCGCCTGCTCTTGGAGACTCACCTACCatccaaaaagaagaaagtgctcctgggggttggggaccccaaGATAGGTGCTGCTATACAAGAGGAGTTAGGGTACAACTGCCAGACTGGAGGTGTCATAGCCGAGATCCTTCGAG GAGTCCGTCTGCACTTCCACAACCTGGTGAAGGGTCTGACTGATCTGTCTGCTTGTAAAGCCCAACTGGGGCTGGGACACAGCTATTCTCGTGCCAAAGTTAAGTTTAATGTGAACCGAGTGGACAATATGATTATCCAGTCCATTAGCCTCCTGGACCAGCTGGATAAGGACATCAATACCTTCTCCATGCGTGTCAG GGAGTGGTATGGATATCACTTTCCTGAGCTGGTAAAGATCATCAATGACAATGCTACATACTGCCGCCTTGCTCAGTTCATTGGAAACCGAAGGGAGCTGAATGAAGAAAAGTTGGAGAAGCTGGAGGAGCTGACAATGGATGCAGCCAAGGCTAAGGCTATTCTGGATGCCTCGCGGTCCTCCATGG GCATGGACATATCAGCCATTGACTTGATAAACATCGAGAGCTTCTCCAGTCGTGTGGTGTCTTTGTCAGAGTACCGCCAAAGCCTACACACTTACCTGCGATCCAAGATGAGCCAAGTAGCCCCCAGCCTATCCGCCCTGATTGGGGAAGCG GTAGGTGCACGTCTCATTGCTCACGCTGGCAGTCTCACCAATCTGGCCAAGTATCCAGCATCCACAGTGCAGATCCTTGGGGCTGAAAAGGCCCTGTTCAG AGCCCTGAAGACAAGGGGTAACACCCCAAAATATGGACTCATTTTCCACTCTACCTTCATTGGCCGAGCAGCTGCCAAGAACAAAGGCCGCATCTCACGATACCTGGCAAACAAATGCAGTATTGCCTCACGAATCGATTGCTTCTCTG AGGTACCTACCAGTGTATTTGGGGAGAAGCTTCGAGAACAAGTTGAGGAGCGGCTGTCCTTCTATGAGACTGGAGAGATTCCACGAAAGAATCTGGATGTCATGAAGGAGGCAATGGTTCAG GCAGAGGAAGCGGCTGCTGAGATTACTAGAAAGCTGGAGAAACAGGAGAAGAAACgcttgaagaaggaaaagaaaaggctggCTGCGATTGCCCTGGCGTCTTCAGAAAACAGCAGTAGTACTCTGGAGGAATGTGAG GAGACAAGTGAAAgacccaaaaagaagaaaaagcaaaagcccCAGGAGGCTCCTCAGGAGAATGGAATGGAAGACCCATCTGTCTCCTCCAaacccaaaaaaaagaaatcttttcccAAGGAGGAGCTGGTTAGTGATCTTGAAGAGACAGCTGGCAGTGGAAGTCTTaccaagagaaagaaatcatTCCCCAAAGAGGAACCAGATAGTGACCCTGAAGAGTCAGGAAACAAGAGGGTccccaagaaaaagaggaaattctcTGCCAAGGAGGAGCCTCTTAGCAGTGGACCTGAAGAGGCTGCTGCCAGCAAGAACAGCagctccaagaaaaagaaaaagctccgAAAGCTATCCCAGGAAAATTAG
- the IDH3B gene encoding isocitrate dehydrogenase [NAD] subunit beta, mitochondrial isoform X2, with amino-acid sequence MAALGGVRWVTRTLVAAPNPGAWRSLCTSAVVQAASRSQGEDVRVEGAFPVTMLPGDGVGPELMHAVKEVFKAASVPVEFQEHHLSEVQNMASEEKLEQVLSSMKENKVAIIGKIHTPMEYKGELASYDMRLRRKLDLFANVVHVKSLPGYKTRHNNLDLVIIREQTEGEYSSLEHESARGVIECLKIVTRTKSQRIAKFAFDYATKKGRGKVTAVHKANIMKLGDGLFLQCCEEVAELYPKIKFETMIIDNCCMQLVQNPYQFDVLVMPNLYGNIIDNLAAGLVGGAGVVPGESYSAEYAVFETGARHPFAQAVGRNIANPTAMLLSASNMLRHLNLEHHSNTIADAVKKVIKVGKVRTSHMGGYATCQDFTEAVIGALSNP; translated from the exons ATGGCGGCCCTTGGCGGTGTCCGCTGGGTGACCCGA ACGCTGGTCGCCGCCCCGAATCCCGGGGCATGGAGGAGCCTGTGTACCTCGGCCGTAGTGCAAGCCGCCTCGCGGAGCCAG GGCGAGGACGTGAGGGTGGAGGGCGCCTTTCCCGTGACTATGCTACCGGGAGACGGCGTGGGGCCTGAGCTGATGCACGCTGTCAAGGAGGTGTTCAAG GCTGCCTCTGTCCCAGTGGAGTTCCAGGAGCATCACCTGAGCGAGGTGCAGAATATGGCATCTGAGGAGAAGCTGGAGCAGGTGCTGAGTTCCATGAAGGAGAACAAGGTGGCCATCATTG GAAAGATCCACACCCCGATGGAGTATAAGGGGGAACTAGCCTCCTACGATATGCGACTGAG GCGTAAGTTGGACTTGTTTGCCAACGTAGTCCATGTGAAGTCACTTCCTGGGTACAAGACTCGACACAACAATCTAGATTTGGTGATTATTCGAGAGCAGACAGAAGGGGAGTACAGCTCTCTGGAACACGAG AGTGCGAGGGGCGTGATTGAGTGCCTGAAGATTGTCACTCGAACCAAATCTCAGCGGATCGCAAAGTTCGCCTTTGACTATGCCACTAAGAAGGGGCGGGGCAAGGTCACAGCTGTCCACAAGGCCAATATCAT GAAACTGGGGGATGGGTTGTTCCTGCAGTGCTGTGAGGAAGTTGCTGAACTGTACCCCAAGATCAAGTTTGAGACAATGATCATAGACAACTGCTGCATGCAG CTGGTGCAGAATCCTTACCAGTTTGATGTGCTGGTGATGCCCAACCTCTATGGGAACATTATTGACAATCTGGCTGCTGGCCTGGTTGGGGGAGCTGGTGTGGTCCCTGGTGAGAGCTACAGTGCAGAGTATGCAGTCTTTGAGACG GGTGCCCGGCATCCATTTGCCCAGGCGGTGGGCAGGAATATAGCCAACCCCACGGCCATGCTGTTGTCAGCTTCCAACATGCTGCGGCATCTCAA TCTCGAGCATCATTCCAACACGATTGCAGATGCGGTGAAGAAGGTGATCAAAGTCGGCAAG GTTCGAACTTCTCACATGGGTGGTTATGCCACCTGCCAAGACTTCACTGAGGCGGTCATTGGTGCCCTGTCCAACCCATAG
- the IDH3B gene encoding isocitrate dehydrogenase [NAD] subunit beta, mitochondrial isoform X1, whose protein sequence is MAALGGVRWVTRTLVAAPNPGAWRSLCTSAVVQAASRSQGEDVRVEGAFPVTMLPGDGVGPELMHAVKEVFKAASVPVEFQEHHLSEVQNMASEEKLEQVLSSMKENKVAIIGKIHTPMEYKGELASYDMRLRRKLDLFANVVHVKSLPGYKTRHNNLDLVIIREQTEGEYSSLEHESARGVIECLKIVTRTKSQRIAKFAFDYATKKGRGKVTAVHKANIMKLGDGLFLQCCEEVAELYPKIKFETMIIDNCCMQLVQNPYQFDVLVMPNLYGNIIDNLAAGLVGGAGVVPGESYSAEYAVFETGARHPFAQAVGRNIANPTAMLLSASNMLRHLNLEHHSNTIADAVKKVIKVGKVRTRDMGGYSTTTDFIKSVIGHLHPYGG, encoded by the exons ATGGCGGCCCTTGGCGGTGTCCGCTGGGTGACCCGA ACGCTGGTCGCCGCCCCGAATCCCGGGGCATGGAGGAGCCTGTGTACCTCGGCCGTAGTGCAAGCCGCCTCGCGGAGCCAG GGCGAGGACGTGAGGGTGGAGGGCGCCTTTCCCGTGACTATGCTACCGGGAGACGGCGTGGGGCCTGAGCTGATGCACGCTGTCAAGGAGGTGTTCAAG GCTGCCTCTGTCCCAGTGGAGTTCCAGGAGCATCACCTGAGCGAGGTGCAGAATATGGCATCTGAGGAGAAGCTGGAGCAGGTGCTGAGTTCCATGAAGGAGAACAAGGTGGCCATCATTG GAAAGATCCACACCCCGATGGAGTATAAGGGGGAACTAGCCTCCTACGATATGCGACTGAG GCGTAAGTTGGACTTGTTTGCCAACGTAGTCCATGTGAAGTCACTTCCTGGGTACAAGACTCGACACAACAATCTAGATTTGGTGATTATTCGAGAGCAGACAGAAGGGGAGTACAGCTCTCTGGAACACGAG AGTGCGAGGGGCGTGATTGAGTGCCTGAAGATTGTCACTCGAACCAAATCTCAGCGGATCGCAAAGTTCGCCTTTGACTATGCCACTAAGAAGGGGCGGGGCAAGGTCACAGCTGTCCACAAGGCCAATATCAT GAAACTGGGGGATGGGTTGTTCCTGCAGTGCTGTGAGGAAGTTGCTGAACTGTACCCCAAGATCAAGTTTGAGACAATGATCATAGACAACTGCTGCATGCAG CTGGTGCAGAATCCTTACCAGTTTGATGTGCTGGTGATGCCCAACCTCTATGGGAACATTATTGACAATCTGGCTGCTGGCCTGGTTGGGGGAGCTGGTGTGGTCCCTGGTGAGAGCTACAGTGCAGAGTATGCAGTCTTTGAGACG GGTGCCCGGCATCCATTTGCCCAGGCGGTGGGCAGGAATATAGCCAACCCCACGGCCATGCTGTTGTCAGCTTCCAACATGCTGCGGCATCTCAA TCTCGAGCATCATTCCAACACGATTGCAGATGCGGTGAAGAAGGTGATCAAAGTCGGCAAG GTGCGGACTCGAGACATGGGCGGCTACAGCACCACAACCGACTTCATCAAGTCTGTCATCGGCCACCTGCACCCCTATGGGGGCTAG